One Pithys albifrons albifrons isolate INPA30051 chromosome 17, PitAlb_v1, whole genome shotgun sequence genomic window carries:
- the SNRPD3 gene encoding small nuclear ribonucleoprotein Sm D3, giving the protein MSIGVPIKVLHEAEGHIVTCETNTGEVYRGKLIEAEDNMNCQMSNITVTYRDGRVAQLEQVYIRGSKIRFLILPDMLKNAPMLKSMKNKNQGSGAGRGKAAILKAQVAARGRGRGMGRGNIFQKRR; this is encoded by the exons ATGTCCATCGGGGTGCCCATCAAAGTCCTGCACGAGGCCGAGGGCCACATTGTCACCTGTGAGACCAACACGGGCGAGGTTTACCGGGGCAAACTCATTGAAGCCGAGGACAACATGAACTGTCAG ATGTCCAACATAACAGTGACGTACAGAGATGGCCGAGTGGCACAGCTCGAGCAGGTGTACATCAGGGGTAGCAAGATACGGTTTCTCATCTTACCAGATATGTTGAAGAATGCTCCTATGCTAAAGAGCATGAAGAATAAAAACCAGGGGTCTGGAGCTGGGCGAGGAAAAGCAGCTATTCTCAAAGCTCAAG tggCTGCAAGAGGAAGAGGCCGTGGAATGGGCCGTGGCAACATCTTCCAGAAGCGAAGATAA
- the GUCD1 gene encoding protein GUCD1: MKSPREAGEPPPVDCIQLKVPVIQQLYHWDCGLACSRMVLQYLNHLDNDEFQKAIQELQLTKSIWTIDLAYLMRHFGVKHKFCTQTLGVDKGYKNQSFYRKHFDTEENRVNQLFAQAKDCKVLVEKCTVTVQDIQNHLSQGHIAIVLVNAVLLLCDLCSSPVKYCCFLPIGQKCFCRSPDYQGHFIVLCGYNRASGSIYYNNPAYADRTCCTSISNFEEARTSYGTDEDILFIYTDS; the protein is encoded by the exons ATGAAGAGCCCCCGGGAGGCCGGGGAGCCGCCGCCAG TTGACTGCATCCAGCTGAAAGTGCCAGTGATTCAGCAGCTGTACCACTGGGACTGTGGGCTGGCCTGCTCCAGGATGGTGCTTCA GTACCTGAATCATTTGGACAACGATGAGTTTCAGAAAGCCATCCAGGAACTCCAGTTAACAAAGAGTATCTGGACTATTGACCTGGCCTACCTAATGCGGCACTTTGGTGTCAAGCATAAATTTTGCACCCAGACACTTGGAGTGGACAAGGGCTACAAAAACCAG TCATTTTACAGGAAGCACTTTGACACAGAGGAGAATCGAGTGAATCAGCTCTTTGCACAAGCCAAAGACTGCAAGGTGCTGGTGGAGAAGTG cacagTAACTGTTCAAGACATCCAGAACCACCTGTCCCAGGGTCACATAGCCATTGTCCTCGTGAACgcagtcctgctgctctgtgatcTCTGCTCCAGTCCTGTCAAATACTGCTGCTTCCTCCCCATCGGACAGAAGTGCTTCTGCAGGAGTCCTGACTACCAGGGCCATTTCATCGTGTTATGTGGCTACAACAGAGCCTCAGGGAGTATTTACTACAACAACCCTGCCTATGCTGACC GAACATGCTGCACAAGCATCAGCAACTTCGAGGAAGCCAGGACAAGTTATGGCACTGACGAAGATATTCTGTTCATCTACACGGACAGCTGA